A region of the Gemmatimonadota bacterium genome:
TTGGGGATGAACTCCTCGCGCGGCATCATGGTTTCGACGACGGGGTGTCGCCCGGCCGTAACCTCGAGGCCGTAGCCCGTGTGCACCACGGGCCGCACGTACGCTCGGCGCTCCGCCACTTGCGCCAGCCCGGCCAGCACATCCAGCACGGCGACCCGCCGGGCCGTGTCCTGCAGCCGGGCAGCCTCGGCCGCCACGCGGCGCCGCAGTTCGGCGAAGAGGCGGGCCTCGACCTCGAGGATGCGCTCCTCGGCGCCCAGCACCTTCGCCTCCCACTCCTTCAGCTCGGGCGTGACGAAGCGCTCGGCATGGGCCAGCGTCTGCTTGCGCTCGTACACTTCCGGCACGCGCTCGAAGTTCGAGCGCGTCACCTCGAGGTAGTAGCCGAATACCTTGTTGTAGCCAACCTTGAGCGAGGCAATCCCGGTGCGCGCCCGCTCCCGCGCCTGCAGCGAGGCAATGAACTCGCGCGCCCCGTCCCGCACGCCGCGCAGCTCGTCCAGCTCCGCGTCGTGCCCCGGCCGGATCACGCCGCCATCCGTCAGCGCGGCGGGCGGGTCATCGACCAGCGCGGCGCGCACCAGGTCGCGCACGTCCTCGAGCGCGTCCAGCCCTTCCGCCAGCTCGGCCAGCAGCGGGGAGGCCGCGCCAGCCAGGAGTGCCTGGAGGGCCGGGAGCGGCTCGAGCGAGTCGCCGAGCGCCTTCAATTCTCGGGGCGAGACGCGCGCGGCGCCCACCTTGGCCGCGAGCCGCTCGAGGTCGCGTACTCCCTTGAGCTCCGCCCGCACTCGCCGCCGCAGCGCTGGCTGCTCGAACAGCTCGGCGACCGACTCCTGTCGCCGCCAGATGGAGTCGGCCAGCACCAGCGGGCGGAGCAGCCAGCGGCGCAGGAGTCGCGCTCCCATGGGCGTGAGCGTCTCGTCGACCACGTCCAGCAGCGTGCCCGGCTGGCGCGTGCCGCGGCTCGACGCATCCGGCCGCAGCGGCTCGAGCAGCTCGAGGTTGCGCCGCGTCATCTCGTCCAGCGCCATGGCCGCGCCCGGCCGCTCGAGGCGCGGCGGCCGCAGGTTGGCCGCGCCCGCAGACTGCACCTCGTTCAGGTAGGCGAGGAGCGCACCGAGGGTGGCGAGCAGCGGCTCGTCCCCGTCCTGGAAGCCGAAGCCGTCCAGGGCCTGGACGCGGAAGTGGCGCCGCAGCTCCGCTGCCGCGACAGTGGGATCGAACAGCCAATCCGGGCGGAAGGTCAGCCGCGCGCCGAGCGCCGATAGCGCGCGGGCAGCGAGCGGCGCAGCCGGCTCCGCCCAGCTCTGGGGGAGCAGCAACTCGGCTGGCTCGAAGCGCGCCAGCTCGGGCTCCAGCTCGCCGGGCGGCGCCGTAGTGGCGACCAGCTCACCCGTGGACACGTCGGCCGCCGCCAGGGCAAAGGCGCTGCCCTCCACGCCCCCCGCGCCCGCCGCGCCCGCCGCGCCCCCCGCCTCCACCAGTGCGACCAGGAAGTTATTCTTGCGCTCGCTCAGCAAGCTGTCCGCCAGCACGGCGCCGGGCGTGATCGTCTCGATGACCTCGCGCCGCACAATGCCCCGCGCCTCGGCCGGATCCTCCATCTGCTCGCAGATCGCCACGCGCCGGCCCAGCCGCAGCAGCCGCTCGATGTACTCGTCGCGCGCCCGCACCGGCACGCCCGCCAGCGGCACCTGCGCCGCCGCCCCGTTATTGCGTGTGGTCAGCGTCAGGCCGAGCAGCCGCGCGCCATCTTCGGCGTCCTGGAAAAACATCTCGTAGAAGTCGCCCACCCGGAAGAAGACGAGCGCATCCGGGTGGCGCGCCTTCGCCTCACGCCACTGCTGCATCAGGGGAGTCTCGTCCTGCCTGGACATTCGGGGCGAACAGGGGAACCTGGTGGCTCGTCATCGCCTTCGGAGACCAGCCACCAGTGGTCAACTCGCTCGTGTTCCGAAGGATAGCGAAGCGGAGGACGGGCGGCAACGCCACTCCCTGCACCCCGCCCCAACGCGGCGAGGGCGGCAGGCAGCGACGTCGACCACCCGCTAGATTCGCCGTGCGCCGGCCTCTATATTTTGCCCTCCTGCCGGCCCCTTGCTCGACCCGGGAAGCTGCGGCGGGGTAGCAGCTCAGTGGTCGAGTTCGTAAGTACGGCCACGAATGCGGCCGTATTTGCGGATTCGACCACTAAGGGAGAAGGGGCGGGCGCTAACCGTGGATCGGGACTGTGCCGCAACGCATCCGCATCGATACGCTGTCTGACACCTATAACGCCGGTTACCTGCAGGCCGTCTACCAGGCGTATCTTCGCGACCCGGAGTCGGTAGACGAGTCGTGGCGGCGGCTGTTCGCGTCGGATGCGGCGGCGCGTGCCGGTTTCCCCGCGCGCGAGGCGGCCGGGCCTGCGGCGCCGCCCGCGCGCGCGCAGCTTCGTGCGGCCATG
Encoded here:
- the mutS gene encoding DNA mismatch repair protein MutS translates to MSRQDETPLMQQWREAKARHPDALVFFRVGDFYEMFFQDAEDGARLLGLTLTTRNNGAAAQVPLAGVPVRARDEYIERLLRLGRRVAICEQMEDPAEARGIVRREVIETITPGAVLADSLLSERKNNFLVALVEAGGAAGAAGAGGVEGSAFALAAADVSTGELVATTAPPGELEPELARFEPAELLLPQSWAEPAAPLAARALSALGARLTFRPDWLFDPTVAAAELRRHFRVQALDGFGFQDGDEPLLATLGALLAYLNEVQSAGAANLRPPRLERPGAAMALDEMTRRNLELLEPLRPDASSRGTRQPGTLLDVVDETLTPMGARLLRRWLLRPLVLADSIWRRQESVAELFEQPALRRRVRAELKGVRDLERLAAKVGAARVSPRELKALGDSLEPLPALQALLAGAASPLLAELAEGLDALEDVRDLVRAALVDDPPAALTDGGVIRPGHDAELDELRGVRDGAREFIASLQARERARTGIASLKVGYNKVFGYYLEVTRSNFERVPEVYERKQTLAHAERFVTPELKEWEAKVLGAEERILEVEARLFAELRRRVAAEAARLQDTARRVAVLDVLAGLAQVAERRAYVRPVVHTGYGLEVTAGRHPVVETMMPREEFIPNDVVLDEEARIMILTGPNMAGKSTLLRQVGLIQLLAQVGSFVPAAAARLPVCDRIFTRVGASDNLVRGASTFMVEMNETAAILHGATRDSLVLLDEIGRGTATYDGVSIAWAVTEHLHERIGARTIFATHYHELTQLADLLPALVNYNVAVKEVGDEVIFLRRLERGGADRSYGIQVARLAGVPRSVVQRAAEILRDLEGAHSGGAVGLGRLGRRAGSAAAAADQLSLFLPADPPVLDRLRRLELERLTPLEALNLLAELQAEARGGAGGGR